In one Rhopalosiphum padi isolate XX-2018 chromosome 3, ASM2088224v1, whole genome shotgun sequence genomic region, the following are encoded:
- the LOC132927227 gene encoding uncharacterized protein LOC132927227 codes for MNTKPQSTATTPLQQAAELLERTQQLLKVATAEAAAHATTAARVRRMSTAELRRDPVLWAAYTRGWDDRTSVFRKATDVGPTPAATDRSRSPRRHVQPAGAPRPPPMPQSARLIRPPPQPLMAAPVPRPRTSTKPPAPTTDEAKTTPKTATPMSSRQRRSIERKRKFVDKKKPADPTSSQQFRLEKPASTTPEPATGPRSLEATDKPVPETEAPEVVIPTGQAEATEQPATDSPKPADMEISPDEEAELLCDMDVGPPDDVDMETVFQN; via the coding sequence ATGAATACAAAGCCACAATCAACAGCAACCACCCCCCTACAGCAAGCCGCAGAACTGCTGGAACGCACCCAGCAGTTACTGAAGGTAGCTACCGCGGAGGCAGCCGCCCATGCGACTACGGCAGCACGGGTGCGCCGGATGTCCACGGCAGAGCTACGCCGGGACCCGGTACTGTGGGCAGCCTACACCCGCGGGTGGGACGACCGCACGTCGGTCTTCCGCAAGGCGACCGACGTGGGTCCGACACCCGCGGCGACCGACAGGTCCCGGAGCCCTAGACGGCACGTACAGCCGGCTGGCGCACCGCGACCGCCCCCGATGCCGCAGTCCGCACGGCTGATCCGCCCACCCCCGCAACCACTCATGGCAGCACCGGTCCCACGACCGAGGACGTCGACGAAACCGCCCGCGCCGACCACAGATGAGGCTAAAACGACGCCGAAAACGGCAACGCCGATGTCGTCGCGGCAGCGCCGGAGCATCGAAAGGAAGCGGAAATTTGTGGACAAGAAGAAGCCTGCCGACCCCACCTCCTCTCAGCAATTCCGCCTGGAAAAACCGGCGTCCACAACCCCAGAACCGGCAACAGGTCCAAGGTCACTGGAGGCGACCGACAAACCCGTCCCCGAGACCGAGGCACCGGAGGTAGTAATACCTACCGGACAAGCCGAGGCCACGGAGCAGCCAGCCACCGACTCCCCAAAACCGGCCGATATGGAAATATCGCCGGATGAGGAGGCGGAGCTGCTGTGCGACATGGATGTCGGTCCACCAGACGACGTGGACATGGAAACCGTGTTCCAGAACTAA